One Formosa agariphila KMM 3901 genomic window, ACTAAATCTATACAATTGGAGTCGGCTAGGTTTAAACATTTAGCCGATTCTTTTTTATAATTAAAACCATACCTTTTTTTAATATGAAACAATTATTACGAACAATTGTTATAGCACTAGTTTTAACATCATGTAGTGACGATGATTCCGAATATGTTTCTTATAATAATCCGGAACTAGAGTTGACTATTCCATTGGATTTTCCGGAGTTAAATAATTCAGTATATTCTAATGTGCCTACCCAATACGGTGTAGAATTAGGTGAAAAGTTATTTAATGAAAAACTATTGAGCGCAGATAACACAATCTCGTGTGCAAGTTGTCACATGCAGGAGCGTGCTTTTGCAGATTACAATACAAAAGGTATAGGTATAGAAGATAGAGTAGGACTTCGGAATCCGCCACCGGTTCAGAATATGGCATTTATGCAGGTTTATAATTGGGACGGAAATATGAGGAAATTAGAAGATCAGGTACTTGTTCCTATAATAACGCATTTTGAAATGGATTCCTCTATTTTAGAAGTTATCGCTAAACTTGATGCCGATGGTTCGTATTCCGAATTATTCAATAAAGCGTTTAGTGGTGAAGGCATTACAGCCGACGGTATTTACAATAGTATTGCGCAGTTTGAGTACACTCTAATTTCTGCTAATAGTAAGTACGACAAAGTTAAACGAGGCGAAGGTGAAACCTTTACAACTGCAGAAGCTCAAGGCTATGCTGTTTTTCAAGACAAGTGTATAAGTTGCCATAGTACAGAATTATTTACCGATCAAAGTTTTAGAAATATTGGGTTTCCCTTAAATCCAGATCAGGAAGAAGCAGGTCGCGCAAGAGTTACCGGTGAAGTTGACGATTATATGCGCTTTCGAGTACCATCGTTACGTAACATAGCTTATACAGCACCTTACGGAAGTTTTGGACAGTTTGCAACATTAGCAGAAGTTCTAGATTATCTAGATGCTGGTGTTTTAGAGGCCGATAATTTAGATCCTATTTTAAAAGATAATGATAATAGAATTCCGCTTACCGAAGTCGAAAAAGTAAATCTTATTGCTTTTATGAACACACTAAGTGATGCAGAATTTATTGGACGCTAGCTGAATTAATATATCTGATATAGTTAATTTTGAAAGAATAACTATGGGTTTATGAAGGTTGAAACACTGTCAACTACTTCTTGTAATTCAATTGTTAATTGGCTTGTTTCCCACGGGTGAGATGTTTCAAATACATGATTAGCACCTTCAATAATTTTCAATTCACTATTTGGATTCCATTTGTGCAAATTATAAGCTTCTTCAACTTTAACACTAGTATCGTTATCGCCATGAATAATAAGATGAGGTATGTTTAAATGAGACGCGGCACGTTTTATATTTAAACGATTTTTATGTGTTTCAAAATCTTCAAAAAACTGATAATAATGAGGCATATTTTGTTTTGTTCTGCCGTTAACAACATATTCCACACCGTCTGTTTTCCATTGCTTTAGTGCCTCTCCGCTAGACATTCTACTTTCGTAATCGCTTACACCTGCCAAACTAATAATACGGGTAATGCGACTATCTTCTTCTGCTTTTATAGTAACAATTCCTCCGCCTCGGCTATGGCCAATTAGATTAATGTTGTTTATGTTAGCTTCGGTATGGTATGGGGTGGCAGTTGTAATCCAATCGATTACCGATTTTAAATCGTCTAGTTCTTTGCTGTAGTTATTTTCTCCAAAGGCTTCTAAGTCTGGAAAGTCTATAGGCTGTTCTGCTGTACCTCCGTTATGAGAGAAATTGAATTTTACAAAGAAGTAACCCGCATTGGCAAAGGCTTCAGCCATTAAATTCCAAGCGCCCCAGTCTTTAAATCCTTTATAGCCATGACAAAAGATTATTATGGGTTTAGGTACATGGTTTTCTGTGTAAAACACATCTGTTAAAATAGGTTTATTGTGTATTCCTTTAAGCGGATTGTTAGTAAGGCGTTTCATAATAGCTAGGCTTAGAATCAAAAAAAAATCTCATTTAAAATTAAAACTTTTAAAGAGATTCAGCTAAATATAAAGCAAAAAAAAAGAGTGAGATAACCAGTCCCACTCTTACAAACAAACTAACTAATTGACATAGTTTAACTAACTATCTAATTAAA contains:
- a CDS encoding alpha/beta hydrolase family protein: MKRLTNNPLKGIHNKPILTDVFYTENHVPKPIIIFCHGYKGFKDWGAWNLMAEAFANAGYFFVKFNFSHNGGTAEQPIDFPDLEAFGENNYSKELDDLKSVIDWITTATPYHTEANINNINLIGHSRGGGIVTIKAEEDSRITRIISLAGVSDYESRMSSGEALKQWKTDGVEYVVNGRTKQNMPHYYQFFEDFETHKNRLNIKRAASHLNIPHLIIHGDNDTSVKVEEAYNLHKWNPNSELKIIEGANHVFETSHPWETSQLTIELQEVVDSVSTFINP
- a CDS encoding cytochrome-c peroxidase; this translates as MKQLLRTIVIALVLTSCSDDDSEYVSYNNPELELTIPLDFPELNNSVYSNVPTQYGVELGEKLFNEKLLSADNTISCASCHMQERAFADYNTKGIGIEDRVGLRNPPPVQNMAFMQVYNWDGNMRKLEDQVLVPIITHFEMDSSILEVIAKLDADGSYSELFNKAFSGEGITADGIYNSIAQFEYTLISANSKYDKVKRGEGETFTTAEAQGYAVFQDKCISCHSTELFTDQSFRNIGFPLNPDQEEAGRARVTGEVDDYMRFRVPSLRNIAYTAPYGSFGQFATLAEVLDYLDAGVLEADNLDPILKDNDNRIPLTEVEKVNLIAFMNTLSDAEFIGR